In the Mesobacillus jeotgali genome, one interval contains:
- a CDS encoding methyl-accepting chemotaxis protein, with amino-acid sequence MKIKTRFILVMAVLIFSITTVGVQSSIALNNTVERNDELKKKTEMQVLGKHIQFLLAGLSNDERGLLMTSDMEYAKEMKKETDDLQATVQKMKKLASTSAEKEMIDEMSYNLEKYWALNQSIIKNVLDDNERAQRIHFTEETSLRKEVVEPSINKLVEELDKQVAELKDELGSMARISQIVIISINVIATVIGLVLGYVLLRSIFKPLNEINRQMEEVARGDGDLTKQISVRRKDEFGDLAQSFNAFITSIRGVIKQISESSEQVAASSEEFSASAEQSKVTSEQVSAAMQEISASTNHQSDMTEQSTVAVRESLEGLVTISASTQELADKTVTVKEQAEKGAQSVSEIVVQMESIHHSVEAADKGINSLASTASKIGNITGLINEIAGQTNLLALNAAIEAARAGEHGKGFAVVAEEVRKLAEQSSKSANQIQDLITSIQGESSDTVQSIQTVKETVSHGIVLSDETATQFKEIRSLILQVSSQIQEIAGTTRNLSTGFEQVAGSIEEISGIMKNTSDNTIAAAASTEEQLASMEEILNSANSLSKLAEDLQTMVHRFKI; translated from the coding sequence ATGAAGATTAAAACAAGGTTCATTCTTGTCATGGCTGTACTGATTTTCTCCATTACAACAGTTGGTGTACAATCCAGCATTGCACTCAACAACACAGTCGAGAGGAACGATGAGCTAAAAAAGAAAACGGAAATGCAGGTATTGGGAAAGCATATTCAATTTTTGCTTGCGGGACTGTCCAACGATGAACGTGGGCTGCTGATGACAAGCGATATGGAATATGCCAAGGAAATGAAGAAGGAGACGGATGACCTTCAGGCAACTGTACAGAAAATGAAAAAGTTGGCCAGCACTTCGGCCGAAAAAGAAATGATCGATGAAATGAGTTACAATCTTGAGAAATACTGGGCGTTGAACCAATCCATCATCAAAAACGTGCTGGATGACAATGAGAGGGCACAGAGGATTCATTTTACCGAGGAAACCTCTTTACGGAAGGAAGTCGTCGAGCCATCCATCAATAAATTGGTCGAGGAGCTGGATAAGCAGGTTGCCGAATTGAAAGATGAACTTGGCAGCATGGCGAGAATTAGCCAGATTGTCATCATTTCCATTAATGTGATTGCTACAGTCATTGGCCTGGTTTTAGGATACGTGCTGCTCAGATCGATTTTTAAGCCTCTTAATGAAATCAATCGCCAGATGGAAGAGGTGGCACGCGGAGATGGTGATTTAACTAAGCAAATCAGCGTCCGCCGCAAGGATGAATTTGGGGATCTCGCACAGTCTTTCAATGCATTCATCACCTCAATACGAGGCGTAATCAAACAGATTAGCGAATCCTCAGAACAGGTTGCTGCTTCATCTGAAGAGTTCTCGGCAAGCGCCGAACAGTCAAAAGTCACTTCTGAGCAAGTATCAGCTGCAATGCAGGAAATTTCGGCGAGTACGAACCACCAGAGTGACATGACAGAACAAAGCACTGTTGCAGTCCGTGAATCGCTTGAAGGACTCGTGACCATTTCGGCAAGTACACAGGAACTGGCTGACAAGACAGTTACCGTAAAAGAACAGGCTGAAAAAGGAGCACAATCCGTCTCTGAAATCGTTGTCCAGATGGAGTCAATCCATCACTCTGTTGAAGCCGCCGATAAAGGCATCAATTCACTGGCGTCAACAGCTAGTAAAATTGGCAATATCACGGGCCTCATCAACGAAATAGCCGGACAAACCAATCTGCTCGCCTTGAATGCAGCCATTGAAGCCGCGCGTGCTGGTGAGCATGGTAAAGGATTTGCGGTCGTTGCGGAAGAAGTAAGGAAACTCGCCGAACAATCCAGCAAATCAGCCAACCAGATACAGGATTTGATCACAAGCATCCAGGGTGAGTCAAGTGACACCGTCCAATCCATCCAGACAGTAAAAGAAACTGTTTCACACGGAATTGTACTGAGCGATGAAACAGCGACTCAATTCAAGGAAATACGCTCACTCATTCTGCAGGTCTCTTCGCAAATTCAGGAAATCGCCGGCACGACCAGGAACCTCTCCACTGGTTTCGAGCAGGTAGCAGGATCAATCGAAGAAATCTCCGGAATCATGAAAAATACATCCGATAACACCATCGCTGCCGCTGCTTCAACAGAAGAACAGCTCGCCTCCATGGAAGAAATCCTCAACAGTGCCAACTCTCTCTCAAAGCTGGCCGAGGATCTTCAGACGATGGTGCATCGATTTAAGATTTAG
- the gyrB gene encoding DNA topoisomerase (ATP-hydrolyzing) subunit B, with amino-acid sequence MTQAGVQGQAYDANQIQVLEGLEAVRKRPGMYIGSTSEKGLHHLVWEIVDNSVDEALAGYCNEINVVIEQDNSITVMDNGRGIPVGIHEKEGRPAVEVILTVLHAGGKFGGGGYKVSGGLHGVGASVVNALSSLLEVYVQREGKIHYQSFVRGVPQGELNIVGETDHTGTTIHFVPDGEIFTETLEYNYEILSSRLRELAFLNKGITITITDKRSEERKNEYYYEGGIMSYVEHLNDHQTVLHEEPIFIEGEHKGITLEIALQYNEGYAETLYSFANNIHTHEGGTHEAGFKTALTRTINEYARKTGQIKENEANCSGEDVREGLTAVISVKHPDPQFEGQTKTKLGNSEVKPATDAILSERLELFLLENPAVAKKIMDKCSVASKARIAARRARELTRRKSVLEISTLPGKLADCTSKDPSISELYIVEGNSAGGSAKGGRDRHFQAVLPLRGKILNVEKAGMDRIFQNAEIGTMIKAIGGGVGENFDAAKARYHKIVIMTDADVDGAHIRILMLTFFYRFMRPLLEHGYIYIAQPPLYKIQQGKNIQYAYNDLELENTLASLPVSTKPNLQRYKGLGEMNPEQLWETTMNPETRTLLQVALDDAREADEVCDLLMGDRVEPRRQFIEDNAVYVRNLDV; translated from the coding sequence ATGACACAGGCAGGAGTTCAAGGGCAAGCATATGATGCAAATCAAATTCAGGTTTTGGAGGGACTCGAAGCGGTCCGGAAGCGTCCGGGGATGTACATTGGTTCTACTTCAGAAAAGGGCCTCCATCACCTTGTTTGGGAAATTGTCGACAATAGTGTTGATGAAGCACTTGCAGGATATTGCAATGAAATAAACGTCGTGATAGAACAAGACAATAGCATAACTGTTATGGATAATGGCCGGGGAATTCCGGTCGGGATACATGAAAAAGAAGGAAGACCCGCGGTTGAGGTCATTTTGACAGTGCTCCATGCCGGAGGGAAGTTTGGCGGCGGAGGTTATAAAGTGTCTGGCGGGCTGCATGGCGTGGGTGCTTCAGTCGTGAATGCCTTATCTTCCTTATTGGAGGTATATGTACAGCGGGAAGGAAAAATCCATTACCAGAGTTTTGTCCGCGGTGTCCCTCAAGGGGAGTTGAACATCGTTGGGGAAACAGACCATACTGGTACGACTATTCACTTCGTGCCTGATGGCGAAATTTTTACAGAAACGCTTGAGTATAATTATGAAATTCTCTCATCAAGGCTTCGTGAACTGGCATTCCTGAACAAAGGGATTACGATCACCATTACTGACAAGCGCAGTGAAGAGAGGAAGAATGAATATTACTATGAGGGCGGAATAATGTCCTATGTCGAGCACTTAAACGATCATCAAACCGTACTTCATGAAGAACCGATATTCATAGAAGGGGAGCATAAAGGAATAACACTGGAAATCGCTCTCCAATATAATGAAGGATATGCTGAGACGCTCTACTCTTTTGCTAACAATATTCATACACATGAAGGCGGGACTCACGAGGCAGGATTTAAGACAGCATTAACCAGAACGATTAATGAGTATGCAAGGAAAACTGGACAGATTAAAGAAAATGAAGCCAACTGTTCGGGAGAAGATGTCAGAGAAGGCCTTACAGCCGTTATTTCGGTTAAGCATCCAGATCCTCAATTCGAGGGGCAAACCAAAACGAAGCTAGGCAACTCGGAAGTAAAACCTGCAACAGATGCGATTCTTTCTGAAAGACTCGAGTTATTTTTACTCGAAAATCCTGCGGTAGCCAAAAAAATCATGGATAAATGTTCTGTGGCCTCCAAAGCCCGGATTGCTGCCAGGCGGGCACGTGAACTGACGAGAAGGAAAAGTGTTTTGGAAATATCAACTCTTCCGGGCAAACTTGCTGATTGTACATCAAAAGATCCATCCATTAGTGAACTGTATATTGTAGAAGGGAATTCTGCCGGCGGCTCGGCAAAGGGGGGACGTGACCGCCATTTCCAGGCGGTCTTGCCGCTTAGAGGTAAAATCCTAAACGTCGAGAAAGCGGGAATGGATCGTATTTTTCAGAATGCCGAGATAGGAACGATGATCAAGGCCATTGGCGGGGGAGTCGGAGAGAATTTTGATGCAGCAAAAGCACGCTATCACAAAATTGTTATCATGACCGACGCAGATGTGGACGGTGCCCATATCCGTATACTTATGCTGACATTTTTCTATCGATTCATGAGACCGTTACTAGAACACGGCTATATCTATATCGCACAGCCTCCGTTGTATAAAATCCAGCAAGGTAAAAACATACAGTATGCTTACAATGACCTGGAACTGGAAAATACTTTGGCGTCACTGCCAGTAAGCACGAAACCGAATTTACAGCGGTATAAGGGTCTTGGTGAAATGAACCCGGAACAATTATGGGAAACGACCATGAATCCGGAAACAAGGACATTGCTTCAGGTAGCATTGGATGATGCCAGAGAAGCGGATGAGGTTTGTGACTTATTGATGGGAGACAGGGTTGAACCCCGCCGCCAATTTATTGAGGATAATGCTGTGTATGTCAGGAACCTGGATGTCTGA
- the arr gene encoding NAD(+)--rifampin ADP-ribosyltransferase, which translates to MDDKKDVLDNGPFLHGTKAALKIGDLLEPQHLSNYQDKKSNFIYFTATLDAAKWGAELATSKSKERIFIVEPLGDFENDPNLTDKKFPGNPTRSYRSKSPLKIVAELSSWERHSDEEINHMLASLKKLREQGKAVIYD; encoded by the coding sequence ATGGATGACAAAAAAGATGTCTTGGATAATGGTCCTTTTCTTCATGGTACTAAAGCGGCATTAAAAATCGGTGATTTATTAGAACCACAACACTTATCAAATTACCAAGATAAGAAATCCAACTTTATATACTTTACTGCAACATTGGATGCAGCTAAATGGGGTGCTGAATTAGCCACATCAAAATCAAAAGAAAGAATTTTTATAGTAGAACCATTAGGTGATTTTGAAAATGATCCGAACTTAACAGACAAAAAATTCCCTGGCAACCCAACACGTTCTTATAGATCTAAATCTCCTTTGAAAATAGTAGCGGAATTAAGTTCATGGGAAAGACATTCCGATGAAGAGATAAATCATATGCTTGCATCGTTAAAAAAGTTACGTGAACAGGGAAAAGCTGTAATATACGATTAA
- a CDS encoding CarD family transcriptional regulator encodes MFNIGDLVIYSAHGICKIDDICEKTVLGVTRPYYVLHPTDNNHQLTLSVPVHSDKVSLHEMVHKEDAQEILDSFKYPGIDWVDKPNVRQNLYSGIVNRGDRMEIARTINTLMRKKIEADQNEKKLYEQDRKLLNTIQSILFKELAIAFNTSVDRIEERITKYLLDSNKEKVVN; translated from the coding sequence ATGTTTAATATAGGAGATTTGGTTATTTATTCAGCACATGGCATCTGTAAAATTGATGATATTTGCGAAAAGACCGTGTTAGGTGTAACAAGACCGTATTACGTATTGCACCCTACTGATAACAATCATCAGTTGACCTTGAGTGTTCCAGTTCATAGTGATAAGGTAAGCCTTCATGAAATGGTCCATAAAGAGGATGCCCAGGAAATCCTTGATTCTTTTAAATATCCAGGAATCGACTGGGTTGATAAACCGAACGTTCGGCAAAATTTATATTCCGGTATTGTAAACCGTGGTGACAGAATGGAAATTGCCCGGACCATCAATACACTCATGCGAAAAAAGATTGAAGCAGATCAGAATGAAAAAAAACTTTATGAACAGGACCGAAAGCTGCTTAATACCATTCAAAGCATCCTCTTTAAAGAATTAGCGATTGCTTTTAATACCTCCGTTGACAGAATAGAAGAAAGAATTACAAAGTACTTATTAGATAGCAATAAGGAGAAAGTGGTTAATTAG
- a CDS encoding mechanosensitive ion channel, with the protein MNNNFYNGWDSILGKLPNVLIALAVLLVGWLVAKLIEKAVYKGLQKTSLDNKLFSSAGNKKYSAEKIISKIVYILILVFVFIMFLNILDLYVLTEPLVGMFSTIAAAIPNILKAGLILLFAWLIASGLKFLIQKGGKKLGVHERLSKYKLTEDNQQTTNAVDTVANIVFYLVLLMALPAVLSALNLRGVSEPFENMIEGILSFIPKLFAAALILLVGYFVAKIVRDILTNFLQSIGTERLVQRFGLSRLFEGTSLSRVIGTVAFVLILIPTVIAALERLDVEGISAPAIAMLNDILTMIPNIVVAIILVMIGLWLGKWLKKFTADLLRRIGFDSYFKGMGLGSAANRPNSLGLSEIVGYIVQVIVVLLFVAEALNVVKLDFFVDLARGVIGYLPHVIAAIVILGVGLWLGGLAKKVLSSILQGDSSNVLATVAKYAIITIAVFMALDQLGVAPAIVNAAFILTLGGLALAFGLAFGLGGKNFASKYLTKFDEKIEKTSIDQAAVQQQKMKKNNSVNPNTATPPNLNNLNTNPGTPPNLNNPNENRSNNPINPRNGDNPLNP; encoded by the coding sequence TTGAACAATAATTTTTATAATGGATGGGATAGCATCCTTGGCAAACTGCCAAACGTGCTGATTGCTCTCGCTGTCCTCCTGGTCGGATGGCTTGTTGCAAAATTAATCGAGAAGGCAGTTTACAAGGGGCTGCAGAAAACCAGCCTTGATAATAAGCTTTTTTCAAGCGCGGGCAATAAAAAATACTCAGCTGAGAAAATCATCAGCAAAATCGTCTATATTTTAATTCTAGTATTTGTCTTTATCATGTTCCTGAACATTTTAGATTTATATGTTTTAACTGAGCCGCTTGTAGGAATGTTCTCAACGATTGCTGCAGCGATTCCTAATATCTTAAAAGCAGGCTTGATTTTATTATTTGCATGGCTGATTGCCTCAGGTTTGAAATTCCTGATACAAAAAGGCGGCAAGAAGCTTGGTGTCCATGAAAGATTAAGCAAGTACAAGCTGACGGAGGACAACCAGCAGACAACAAATGCAGTCGATACCGTCGCAAACATCGTTTTCTATCTTGTATTGCTGATGGCACTGCCGGCAGTATTGTCAGCACTGAACCTTCGCGGCGTGTCTGAGCCATTTGAAAACATGATCGAGGGAATCCTTTCCTTCATCCCTAAATTATTCGCCGCTGCCCTGATCCTTTTAGTCGGTTACTTTGTTGCTAAAATTGTCCGCGATATCCTGACGAACTTTTTGCAAAGCATTGGCACTGAAAGATTAGTCCAGCGTTTTGGGCTTTCCCGTTTATTTGAAGGCACAAGCCTTTCACGTGTGATCGGAACCGTCGCTTTCGTACTCATTTTGATCCCGACCGTCATCGCCGCTCTTGAGCGTCTTGATGTCGAAGGAATTTCCGCACCGGCAATCGCCATGCTGAATGATATCCTTACGATGATTCCGAATATCGTTGTTGCAATCATCCTGGTCATGATCGGTTTGTGGCTGGGTAAATGGCTGAAAAAATTCACGGCCGATTTGTTAAGAAGAATTGGTTTCGACTCTTATTTTAAAGGCATGGGTTTAGGCAGCGCAGCAAATCGTCCTAACTCATTAGGCTTATCTGAAATCGTCGGCTATATCGTCCAGGTCATTGTCGTCCTTCTGTTTGTAGCGGAAGCACTGAATGTCGTTAAGCTTGATTTCTTCGTCGACCTTGCTCGCGGTGTGATTGGATATCTTCCGCATGTCATTGCAGCAATTGTCATCCTTGGTGTCGGCCTATGGCTCGGCGGCCTTGCCAAGAAAGTTCTCAGCAGCATTCTGCAGGGTGATTCTTCAAACGTCCTTGCAACTGTAGCAAAATATGCGATCATCACCATTGCTGTTTTCATGGCACTTGACCAGCTGGGCGTCGCACCTGCCATCGTAAATGCAGCCTTCATCCTGACACTTGGCGGATTGGCACTCGCATTCGGCCTCGCATTTGGACTTGGCGGAAAAAATTTCGCTTCCAAATACCTGACCAAGTTTGATGAGAAAATTGAGAAAACCAGCATTGATCAGGCAGCGGTCCAGCAGCAGAAAATGAAAAAGAATAATTCGGTTAATCCGAACACTGCGACACCGCCAAACTTGAATAACTTGAACACGAATCCTGGAACACCGCCAAACTTGAACAATCCTAACGAAAATAGAAGCAACAACCCAATTAATCCTCGTAACGGCGATAACCCGTTGAATCCATAA
- a CDS encoding GNAT family N-acetyltransferase, whose product MKLVSHYRENEVLRKSFIQLAADIFGIDFSSWHEKGFWDDRYIPFSYVLSGQVVANVSVNELNMIIAGKSHKALQIGTVMTHPDFRNRGLAASLMNHVLKAYEGKYDYIYLFANDSVLDFYPKFGFKQVEEHQYSTIVSSGKDRRELRKLEIHKDLRQIEKIVHGRAPVSQAFATANSSGITMFHILSVFPDHLYYHPEADAIVIFTRENDVIHLYDVISSHACEN is encoded by the coding sequence ATGAAGCTAGTAAGTCATTATCGCGAGAATGAAGTTTTGAGGAAAAGCTTCATCCAGCTTGCCGCTGACATTTTCGGCATTGATTTTAGCAGCTGGCATGAAAAAGGTTTTTGGGATGATCGATATATTCCTTTTTCATACGTACTCAGCGGCCAGGTAGTTGCCAATGTCTCGGTCAATGAACTTAACATGATCATTGCTGGAAAAAGCCATAAAGCCCTGCAGATTGGTACCGTGATGACTCATCCGGATTTCCGTAACAGAGGCCTCGCTGCCAGCCTGATGAACCATGTTTTGAAGGCATACGAGGGAAAGTATGATTACATATACTTGTTCGCCAATGACAGCGTGCTCGATTTTTACCCAAAGTTTGGGTTTAAACAAGTTGAGGAACATCAGTATTCAACAATTGTTTCATCTGGTAAAGACCGCCGAGAATTAAGGAAATTGGAGATTCATAAGGACCTTAGGCAAATTGAGAAAATCGTTCATGGCAGAGCACCAGTTTCGCAGGCATTTGCAACAGCCAACTCCAGCGGGATTACCATGTTCCATATCCTGAGTGTTTTTCCTGACCATCTATACTACCATCCTGAGGCTGACGCCATTGTGATATTCACAAGGGAAAACGATGTGATCCATCTGTATGATGTCATTAGCAGCCATGCCTGTGAAAATTGA
- a CDS encoding L-fuculose-phosphate aldolase, translating to MLLLEERMKVVEYGKKIITSGLTKGTGGNISIFNREKKLVAISPSGVDYFETRPEDVVIINLDGKVVDGSKKPSSELDMHLIFYQRRDDLNALVHTHSPFAKTISTLGWDIPPISYLVAFAGPNVRCAPYATFGTKELAEKAFEGMADRRAVLLANHGMIAGAHNIETAFTVAEEIEFSAQIYYQAKAIGEPTTLSDEEMALLAKKFETYGQR from the coding sequence ATGTTGCTTCTGGAAGAACGGATGAAAGTCGTAGAATACGGCAAGAAAATCATCACAAGCGGTCTGACGAAGGGGACAGGCGGCAATATCAGCATTTTTAATCGTGAAAAGAAACTCGTCGCCATCAGTCCGAGCGGAGTCGATTATTTTGAGACAAGGCCTGAAGATGTCGTCATCATAAACCTGGATGGCAAGGTTGTAGATGGCAGCAAAAAGCCGTCCAGCGAGCTCGATATGCATTTGATCTTTTATCAGCGCCGCGACGACCTGAACGCGCTTGTCCATACACACTCTCCATTTGCCAAAACGATTTCGACGCTAGGCTGGGATATTCCGCCGATCAGTTATCTGGTGGCATTTGCTGGTCCGAATGTCAGGTGTGCACCTTACGCGACATTTGGGACAAAAGAGCTTGCTGAAAAGGCATTCGAAGGTATGGCGGACAGAAGAGCTGTACTGCTGGCTAATCATGGCATGATAGCCGGAGCCCATAATATTGAGACAGCCTTCACAGTAGCAGAGGAAATCGAGTTCAGTGCCCAAATCTATTACCAGGCGAAAGCCATTGGGGAGCCAACGACCCTTTCAGATGAAGAAATGGCACTCCTGGCAAAAAAATTCGAAACATACGGCCAAAGATGA
- a CDS encoding class I SAM-dependent methyltransferase yields MARMEKWERVRLQFARFIYLLYIRSTIKNNRLFHRNISHSKGGISIFKTIIKYIDRQYKTPQGIIGAFIGEKMVEQHKTETNWSLELMNIHQGDRILELGCGAGYAIKLISEKNLAEEIVGLDISPTIIRSARIRNKKAIIKEKVKLVKANLNKLPFRDENFNTVFSIQTIYFWTDAASTISEIFRVLKPEGVVILTFSDGKEDETWEGIKGITRNQVIPYMKEAGFRNVSIVRGPDSRGYHTVAVKGTK; encoded by the coding sequence ATGGCCAGAATGGAGAAGTGGGAAAGGGTGAGGCTTCAATTTGCTAGGTTTATATATCTTTTATATATAAGAAGCACTATAAAAAATAACAGACTTTTTCATAGGAATATCAGCCATTCTAAGGGGGGAATTTCCATTTTTAAAACAATTATAAAATATATAGATCGGCAGTATAAAACGCCACAAGGAATCATAGGTGCATTTATTGGTGAAAAAATGGTAGAGCAGCACAAGACTGAAACAAATTGGTCATTAGAGCTGATGAACATTCACCAGGGAGACAGGATTTTAGAGTTAGGCTGCGGGGCAGGTTATGCCATAAAATTAATTTCAGAAAAGAATTTAGCTGAAGAAATAGTCGGTTTGGACATTTCCCCAACAATTATTAGATCTGCAAGAATCAGAAACAAAAAGGCAATTATCAAAGAGAAAGTAAAACTAGTGAAGGCAAATCTTAATAAATTGCCCTTTCGAGATGAGAATTTCAACACGGTATTTAGTATCCAAACTATTTATTTTTGGACTGATGCAGCCTCGACAATTTCAGAAATCTTTAGGGTCCTGAAGCCGGAAGGAGTTGTAATCCTTACTTTTTCTGACGGGAAAGAGGATGAAACTTGGGAAGGCATAAAAGGTATTACTAGAAATCAAGTAATTCCATATATGAAGGAAGCGGGATTTAGGAACGTTTCTATAGTCAGAGGTCCGGATTCAAGAGGGTATCATACCGTTGCGGTTAAGGGAACTAAGTAA
- a CDS encoding MarR family winged helix-turn-helix transcriptional regulator — translation MSLNSELQDLDLVDLLSERHTLLRKISEKAWNNQSDIYISNSEWYIMARIYKKKPTISYINKNVEISRQAIHKFIKNLAEKGLVEINNLENNKKEKWIQLTPLGEECYEKNAKLKANLEIRIAEKIGDEQVKLLKEILKLDWNLND, via the coding sequence TTGAGTTTAAACTCTGAATTACAAGATTTAGACCTGGTTGATCTATTAAGTGAGCGTCACACTCTGCTGCGTAAAATTTCAGAGAAAGCCTGGAATAATCAGAGTGATATTTATATTTCAAATTCAGAATGGTATATCATGGCGAGGATTTATAAAAAAAAGCCAACCATTTCATATATTAATAAAAATGTGGAAATTTCCCGGCAGGCTATACATAAATTCATTAAAAACCTGGCTGAAAAAGGCTTAGTCGAAATCAATAACCTGGAAAATAATAAAAAGGAAAAGTGGATACAGTTAACACCTCTTGGGGAAGAGTGCTATGAAAAAAACGCAAAGCTCAAGGCTAATCTGGAAATCAGGATTGCAGAGAAAATCGGTGATGAGCAGGTAAAATTACTTAAGGAAATTTTAAAGCTTGATTGGAATCTGAATGATTAA
- a CDS encoding alpha/beta fold hydrolase — protein sequence MSCWETKIIETARGNFEVFVKGEGHPICVTHHYSEFNATGDYFADSFTDNHKVYLVNLKEAGNSSKANAAHELSMFDAVYDLEAIRVELGYSKWSFAGHSTGGMIGVIYGIHFSNSLASLIIVGSAARQYANSSSKCIYHPDHPRFDRMQQLIEILKRSDLSPGEREQFSRERTKLSLFHPHKYEEYFSLGIHKKISSARMNFFIREQMIFDVTRELGKITTNTLIICGCHDVQCPLPFSIEMNELIPKSQLIIFNESNHYPFLEERLVFRQTVLAYLEDALSY from the coding sequence ATGTCCTGCTGGGAAACGAAAATAATTGAAACTGCCCGAGGCAACTTTGAGGTTTTTGTTAAAGGAGAAGGGCATCCGATTTGCGTAACTCATCATTATTCAGAGTTCAACGCCACAGGTGATTACTTCGCCGATTCCTTTACAGATAACCATAAAGTCTACCTTGTGAATTTAAAAGAAGCAGGAAACTCAAGCAAGGCAAACGCGGCTCATGAGTTAAGTATGTTTGATGCTGTTTACGACCTCGAAGCAATCCGAGTGGAGCTGGGTTATTCCAAGTGGAGCTTTGCCGGGCATTCTACTGGAGGTATGATAGGCGTCATTTACGGAATTCATTTCTCAAATTCTCTTGCTTCACTCATAATTGTCGGATCTGCCGCCAGGCAATATGCTAATTCATCCTCAAAGTGCATCTATCATCCAGACCACCCGCGTTTCGACCGAATGCAGCAACTTATTGAGATATTAAAACGCTCTGATTTATCACCCGGGGAAAGAGAGCAGTTTTCCAGGGAAAGAACTAAGCTATCTCTTTTTCATCCACATAAGTATGAAGAGTACTTTTCATTAGGCATTCACAAAAAAATCTCTTCCGCAAGAATGAACTTTTTTATCAGGGAACAAATGATTTTCGATGTAACCCGTGAATTAGGAAAAATCACAACTAATACTCTAATTATATGTGGCTGTCACGATGTACAATGTCCCCTTCCTTTCTCCATAGAAATGAATGAGTTAATACCAAAATCACAACTTATTATTTTTAATGAAAGCAACCATTATCCTTTCCTGGAAGAGAGGTTGGTTTTTAGACAAACTGTCTTAGCTTACTTGGAAGATGCCCTTTCTTATTAA
- a CDS encoding sulfite exporter TauE/SafE family protein, protein MEYILYLLLGGFISVLSGFFGVGGGFILTPILLLIGFSPLEAITTSLFFTVGTSISGITAHIRMKNILWKEGLIMGLSGIVATQVARPLVYTLEERGWDEVVIPFLYIILLAYFAVKMIRQGYKKDEESPAPASFSLPKLLEVGFVGGFVSASLGVGGGFIIVPLIITSLGFNPKKAVGTSLFAVLLIVTVGFTSYAVNTEIDYFIGLMLVAGALAGSQFGARMTAHFENREMNAMLGILYLVTLAGAVLKLVGLNKAGLLIMGVFIVYFFARSIGKIKTKMAMKEG, encoded by the coding sequence ATGGAATACATACTTTATCTTCTTCTGGGCGGATTCATCAGCGTGCTTTCAGGTTTTTTCGGCGTGGGCGGAGGTTTTATCCTGACACCGATTTTACTGTTGATTGGCTTTTCACCGCTAGAAGCGATCACGACCAGCTTGTTTTTCACTGTGGGTACATCGATTTCGGGGATTACCGCGCATATTCGCATGAAAAACATCCTCTGGAAAGAGGGATTAATCATGGGACTAAGCGGTATTGTGGCTACGCAGGTGGCCAGGCCGCTTGTCTATACATTGGAAGAGCGGGGATGGGATGAAGTTGTCATTCCGTTCCTCTATATTATCTTGCTTGCTTATTTTGCGGTAAAAATGATTCGACAGGGGTACAAGAAAGACGAAGAGAGTCCTGCTCCAGCCAGTTTTTCGCTGCCTAAGCTTTTGGAGGTAGGCTTTGTAGGAGGTTTTGTCTCGGCTTCGCTTGGAGTGGGAGGCGGATTCATCATCGTTCCGCTCATCATTACCTCGCTTGGGTTCAATCCGAAAAAGGCAGTTGGTACCAGTCTGTTTGCTGTACTGCTAATTGTCACGGTTGGATTCACTTCTTATGCGGTGAACACGGAGATCGATTACTTCATTGGCCTTATGCTGGTTGCGGGCGCGCTTGCAGGGTCACAGTTCGGTGCAAGGATGACTGCTCATTTTGAAAACAGGGAAATGAACGCGATGCTCGGAATCCTTTATCTAGTCACACTGGCAGGAGCAGTTCTGAAGCTCGTTGGCCTGAACAAGGCAGGCCTGCTTATCATGGGCGTGTTCATTGTCTATTTCTTTGCAAGGTCTATAGGTAAAATTAAAACAAAAATGGCAATGAAAGAAGGCTGA